The genomic DNA AACTCTTGCAAATTATTAAACAAATGCTAAAAGCGCCTATTGTATTGCCAAGTGGGCAAATAGAATACCCTACCAAGGGAACACCCCAAGGCGGTATCCTATCTCCCTTATTGGCAAATGTGGTTCTAAATGAATTGGACTGGTGGCTATCTAGTCAGTGGAAGGATTTTCACCGGCAACTAAATAAGCCACCAAAGCCGCAATACAATAAGAACGGCAACAGAAACCTAGGTAGCGAATATACGGCAATGCGTAAAACAAAGCTCAAGGAATTTTACTTTGTCCGCTATGCAGATGATTTCAAAATCTTCTGCAAAACACGCAAAGAAGCTGTCCTCTTGAAGCACGCTATAACCCAATGGCTCAGCCACCGGTTAAAGCTACAAATCTCGCCTGAAAAGACAAAAATTGTCAACCTCAAGAAGAACTACAGCGAATTTCTTGGTTTCAAGTTAAAGCTCCAGCCTAAGTCGCATAAATGGGTAGTCAATGCCCGAATGAGTGACAAGACTAAAGCCAATACGAGAAAGCAATTGTCAAAACAGCTAAAGAATATCCAGAAGCCAAAAAGCGGAAAAGTGCAGGCCCTTGAAATAGACCTATACAATTCCATGGTTATGGGGATCCAAAACTACTATGGCATTGCCAATAATGTGACCAAAGACCTTGCTGAAATACAGAGGACAACTAGCATTAAGTTTAAAAATCGGTTTGGTAAAGCCCTCAAGAAAGAGGGACAAATAGACAACATTAAGCTTAAAGAGCGATATGGTAAATCTAAACAGGTAAGGTGGATAAACGGTAAACCGGTAATACCCATAGGGTTTTACAAGTCCCGTAATCCAATGGCACAAAAAGCTGGAGCCTGTCAATACACACCGGAAGGCAGGGGCCTCTTGCAAAAGAAAATTCCCAAGTCAGGAAGCGATGAAGTCATGCACTATCTAATGACCCATCCGGTTAGAAATGCCAGCCTAGAATACAATGATAATCGAATATCCTTGTATGCCGGGCAACATGGCAAATGTGGATTAACAGGTCAAGAATTGGTACCCGGTGACATACACTGCCACCACAAGCTACCTAGGAAGCTAGGTGGCAAGGATAACTACCAAAATCTAATCCTGCTTACGACACCGGCCCACAAGCTGGTACATGCCACAAACCCTGACACCATATCTTACTTGTCTAGCCAATTGCGGCTAGATGGTAAACAACTCAA from Peptococcus niger includes the following:
- the ltrA gene encoding group II intron reverse transcriptase/maturase, with translation MINQKPNHKATKARYYDMQELQDDLYARSKAGEIFGDLWSLIVSPNNLKLTYRTIKSNKGSHTPGTDGKTIEDIARLSDEDYLNLMISKLSWLQPKKVRRVEIPKPNGKKRPLGIPCIEDRLAQQAILQILEPIMEAKFSPYSYGFRPNKSAEHAINECYRLMQRSHCTYAIDFDIKSFFDEVNHRKLMRQLWTLGIRDTKLLQIIKQMLKAPIVLPSGQIEYPTKGTPQGGILSPLLANVVLNELDWWLSSQWKDFHRQLNKPPKPQYNKNGNRNLGSEYTAMRKTKLKEFYFVRYADDFKIFCKTRKEAVLLKHAITQWLSHRLKLQISPEKTKIVNLKKNYSEFLGFKLKLQPKSHKWVVNARMSDKTKANTRKQLSKQLKNIQKPKSGKVQALEIDLYNSMVMGIQNYYGIANNVTKDLAEIQRTTSIKFKNRFGKALKKEGQIDNIKLKERYGKSKQVRWINGKPVIPIGFYKSRNPMAQKAGACQYTPEGRGLLQKKIPKSGSDEVMHYLMTHPVRNASLEYNDNRISLYAGQHGKCGLTGQELVPGDIHCHHKLPRKLGGKDNYQNLILLTTPAHKLVHATNPDTISYLSSQLRLDGKQLKKLNKLRKTTKLEPIQLATVNETNQVGLIKDMNQLK